A genomic segment from Methanoplanus limicola DSM 2279 encodes:
- a CDS encoding DJ-1/PfpI family protein, which produces MIKKRKILVVIAPENFRDEELNEPVAVFEENGIEYEIVSTEKGQARGMLGAYAYAETDLKDILETIRSGKGDAEYSALMIVGGSGAPEYLWNNEELHEIVRRFDIEKQPVGAICLSPAVLANAGILKSREVTVFKDSAALRILKKADARISSDQVVTDSNIITADGPEAAGEFGRRMAEAFLKTPEV; this is translated from the coding sequence ATGATAAAGAAGAGAAAAATTCTGGTAGTCATTGCTCCGGAAAACTTCCGTGATGAAGAACTGAACGAACCTGTTGCAGTATTTGAAGAAAACGGCATAGAGTATGAGATAGTATCAACAGAGAAGGGACAGGCAAGGGGAATGCTTGGTGCTTATGCTTATGCAGAAACGGATTTAAAGGATATTCTGGAGACAATCAGAAGCGGAAAAGGAGATGCTGAATACAGTGCACTCATGATAGTCGGAGGGTCAGGGGCACCCGAATACCTGTGGAACAATGAAGAACTCCATGAAATTGTCAGAAGATTTGACATTGAAAAACAGCCGGTGGGGGCTATCTGTCTCTCACCGGCAGTCCTTGCAAATGCAGGAATATTAAAGTCACGTGAAGTTACGGTATTTAAAGACAGTGCGGCACTCAGGATATTAAAAAAAGCAGATGCCAGAATCAGCAGCGATCAGGTGGTAACAGACAGCAATATCATTACAGCAGATGGCCCGGAAGCAGCAGGGGAATTTGGCAGAAGAATGGCAGAGGCATTTCTGAAGACTCCTGAAGTATAA
- a CDS encoding DUF2180 family protein, which translates to MKCYICAKNGVDSDAVAVCIVCGMGLCMEHAIREDNDVWEGGYPFPASRISKSLPRILCPDCHNAMKKN; encoded by the coding sequence ATGAAATGCTACATATGCGCTAAAAACGGCGTTGACTCTGATGCTGTAGCGGTGTGCATAGTCTGCGGTATGGGTCTTTGCATGGAGCATGCAATCCGTGAGGATAATGATGTGTGGGAGGGAGGTTATCCCTTCCCTGCATCCCGTATTTCAAAATCTCTGCCAAGAATATTATGTCCTGACTGCCACAATGCAATGAAGAAGAATTGA
- a CDS encoding PAS domain-containing sensor histidine kinase encodes MKDKRDNNGNNMPQNDLSPEKTEERVSKAIWESDLGVWDTDLSDYAQVVNRRWAEMLGYGSEDLPDDPAYWLRIIHPDDYDKVIDAVNSHVSGDSPYYEAEFRMLCRDGTWKWIFSSGKVSECDESGKPTRISGVHLDINDRVSVINTVREANRKLNLFSGVIRHDAMNQLTAAFGYADLLRGEIASDSDAALYLNSLEKALDNIYEQITFTKLVSMLGSEDPAWQPFCRLIERSVEETRFTNLTVDDYAKNLNILGDNLFYRIYSVLFENALRHSENPDVSITIGFREDGDYAVMCVSDDGCGVPDEKKDLIFEKGFGEGTGLGLFLVKELLLMHNMQIRECGVYGSGCIFEILMPKGTYRLGPAVR; translated from the coding sequence TTGAAGGATAAAAGAGATAATAACGGGAATAATATGCCTCAGAATGATTTATCTCCGGAAAAAACTGAAGAAAGGGTTTCTAAAGCTATCTGGGAGAGCGATCTTGGTGTATGGGACACTGATCTTAGTGACTATGCACAGGTTGTAAACCGGCGTTGGGCTGAGATGCTCGGTTACGGTTCGGAAGATTTACCTGATGATCCTGCTTACTGGCTTAGAATTATTCATCCGGACGACTACGATAAAGTGATTGATGCTGTTAATTCTCATGTGTCAGGTGACAGCCCTTATTATGAGGCTGAGTTCCGTATGCTGTGCCGTGATGGCACGTGGAAATGGATATTCAGCAGTGGAAAAGTTTCAGAATGTGATGAGAGCGGAAAACCTACCCGAATTTCCGGTGTGCACCTCGACATAAATGACAGAGTTTCCGTAATAAATACTGTCCGTGAGGCCAACCGGAAACTTAACCTCTTCTCAGGAGTTATCCGTCATGATGCAATGAATCAGCTTACTGCCGCCTTTGGCTACGCTGATCTTCTCCGTGGTGAGATTGCCTCCGATTCTGATGCTGCTTTGTATCTGAACTCCCTTGAAAAGGCCTTAGATAATATCTATGAGCAGATTACATTTACAAAACTGGTCAGCATGCTTGGTTCTGAAGATCCTGCCTGGCAGCCATTCTGCCGGCTCATTGAAAGATCGGTTGAGGAGACGAGGTTTACAAATTTAACAGTAGATGATTATGCTAAGAATCTTAATATCCTTGGAGATAATCTTTTTTACCGGATATATTCTGTGCTGTTTGAAAATGCACTCCGGCATTCAGAAAATCCTGATGTCAGTATAACCATCGGCTTCAGGGAAGATGGTGATTATGCTGTTATGTGCGTATCTGATGACGGATGCGGAGTTCCGGATGAAAAAAAGGACCTCATATTTGAGAAAGGTTTTGGTGAGGGGACCGGGCTTGGGCTGTTTCTTGTAAAAGAACTCCTTCTGATGCACAATATGCAGATTCGTGAATGTGGAGTTTATGGTAGTGGCTGTATTTTTGAGATACTGATGCCGAAGGGGACATATAGACTTGGTCCGGCTGTCAGATAA
- a CDS encoding DUF1848 domain-containing protein — MNLSDFSGSAAVKSLAGGGGEYPPLRPKILSVSRTTDIPAFYPEWFISRLNAGYSVKVNPYNRRRRRIVYDDAGLIVFWSKNPSPLIPYLREIDRKGLRYYFQFTLNDYDREGFERNVPPLSERIETFKMLSEVCGPEKVIWRFDPLILSDTISVETLTGRIESIGEEIHPYTEKLVFSFIDLYKTVERNIKNSGIKAAKPVREFSYDEVIEISEEIGRFAGKWGIKCATCGEDYELRDFGIDKNRCVDPDLISRICADDPDMVRYLARHAKKDKGQRPACGCIESADVGCYNTCPHLCAYCYANRFPEKVKVNYRAFRKNPDSETLCL; from the coding sequence ATGAATCTCTCTGATTTTTCCGGTTCTGCTGCGGTAAAATCTTTAGCTGGTGGTGGGGGTGAATATCCGCCTTTACGCCCCAAAATCCTTTCTGTCAGCAGAACTACAGATATTCCGGCTTTTTATCCGGAATGGTTTATATCCCGACTCAATGCAGGTTATTCTGTTAAAGTAAACCCCTATAACAGAAGGAGGCGCAGGATAGTCTATGATGATGCAGGATTGATTGTATTCTGGTCAAAAAATCCGTCTCCTCTTATTCCTTATCTCCGGGAAATTGACAGGAAAGGGCTAAGATACTACTTTCAGTTCACTTTAAACGACTATGACCGTGAGGGTTTTGAGAGAAATGTGCCCCCGCTTTCTGAGAGAATTGAGACATTTAAGATGCTTTCGGAAGTTTGCGGACCGGAAAAAGTGATCTGGCGTTTTGATCCTCTCATTCTCTCTGATACTATCTCTGTTGAGACACTTACCGGAAGGATTGAGAGCATCGGGGAAGAGATACATCCATACACAGAAAAACTGGTCTTCAGTTTTATCGACCTTTATAAAACTGTAGAGCGGAATATCAAAAATTCCGGGATAAAAGCTGCGAAGCCGGTCCGGGAGTTTTCATATGATGAAGTGATTGAGATTTCAGAGGAGATTGGCAGGTTTGCCGGGAAGTGGGGCATAAAATGCGCCACATGCGGTGAGGATTATGAGCTCCGGGATTTTGGTATTGATAAAAACCGGTGTGTTGATCCTGATTTAATATCCCGCATTTGTGCTGATGATCCGGATATGGTCCGTTATCTTGCCCGGCATGCTAAGAAGGACAAAGGGCAGCGCCCTGCCTGTGGCTGTATCGAAAGTGCTGATGTAGGATGCTATAATACATGCCCGCATCTCTGTGCTTACTGTTATGCCAACCGTTTTCCTGAGAAGGTGAAGGTGAATTATCGTGCCTTCCGGAAAAATCCCGATTCAGAAACTCTCTGCCTTTAA
- a CDS encoding SLC13 family permease, with amino-acid sequence MDIQIILTLFVLILTVFLFVTEILRSDVSALIVLTTLVILGLVSPQEAFQGFSSEAVIAIAGVMVISSGIQKTGLMIKASRYILDIAGRNEKRLVGVVSIFEGFISAFLQNVGSAALFIPALMRISGITGIPSRRILLPIGYAAIIGGTVTMIGSATLILVNDFLTSAGYSPYGLFDVTPVGIALVITGVAYFFFFGKYVLPESDNPESDPEQEKIVKSWNLVSSIYYVRVVGTGSLKGVTRQEAELSKNYNLHLIALLQNNDVLYAPWVHTKFSDGQILALMGVKEDVGRFCSDFGVTIVPGGKLADSMSNDLVGFAEIIIRPKSHVAGKSIYDLNFRKIYGLEPLIVFSGQSEESAEFSDRLLNAGDTIVAHGPWDNIRKISSDPDFFVTTHIEGDTYRRTKEKGALACFLCSIFLTFTGLSIAVSFLIGAIGMILLGVLSSHEAYRSVEWEVIVLIGGIFPISVALSDSGFASWISGFIGTYLAGDLLIFLVATGIVMTVSTIIMTNIASTVVFVPIFIQMSSDLGINPAPVALLAGICASNSFLLPTHQVNALIKSPGNYKNSDFIRAGFGMTVLFLVVSVGLIYLFYY; translated from the coding sequence ATGGATATTCAGATTATCCTTACTCTCTTTGTCCTTATACTGACAGTTTTTCTCTTTGTAACCGAGATTCTGAGATCTGATGTAAGTGCACTTATTGTCCTTACAACACTTGTTATTCTTGGACTTGTATCACCCCAGGAGGCATTTCAGGGTTTTTCAAGTGAGGCTGTAATTGCTATCGCCGGAGTTATGGTCATCTCATCCGGGATTCAGAAGACCGGGCTTATGATAAAGGCAAGCAGATATATTCTGGATATTGCAGGCCGGAATGAGAAGAGGCTTGTTGGTGTTGTTTCAATATTTGAGGGGTTTATATCTGCTTTTTTGCAGAATGTAGGTTCTGCTGCCCTTTTTATTCCTGCACTTATGAGAATCTCAGGGATTACAGGTATTCCTTCACGCAGAATTCTGCTGCCAATAGGGTATGCGGCAATTATTGGTGGCACAGTTACAATGATTGGTTCGGCCACGCTGATACTGGTGAACGATTTTCTTACCTCGGCCGGATACAGTCCTTACGGTCTTTTTGATGTAACTCCTGTGGGTATAGCGCTTGTTATAACAGGTGTTGCATATTTCTTCTTCTTTGGAAAATATGTACTTCCTGAGTCGGACAATCCGGAGAGCGATCCGGAGCAGGAAAAAATTGTTAAATCCTGGAATCTTGTCTCTTCCATCTATTACGTGCGGGTTGTGGGTACCGGCAGTTTAAAGGGTGTAACCCGGCAGGAGGCAGAACTGTCAAAGAATTATAATCTTCATCTGATTGCCCTGCTCCAGAACAATGATGTGCTGTATGCCCCGTGGGTACATACCAAATTTTCAGACGGTCAGATTCTCGCACTGATGGGGGTTAAGGAGGATGTCGGGAGATTCTGCAGTGACTTTGGTGTGACCATTGTTCCGGGGGGAAAACTTGCAGATTCGATGTCAAACGATCTTGTGGGGTTTGCAGAGATAATAATCAGGCCTAAGAGTCATGTTGCCGGGAAAAGTATCTATGATCTGAATTTCCGGAAAATTTACGGTCTTGAGCCTCTCATTGTTTTCTCCGGACAGAGTGAGGAGAGTGCAGAGTTTTCTGACAGGCTCCTCAATGCAGGTGATACAATCGTTGCGCATGGTCCCTGGGATAATATCCGTAAAATTTCCAGTGATCCTGATTTCTTTGTCACTACACATATTGAGGGTGATACATACCGCAGAACAAAGGAAAAAGGTGCACTTGCATGTTTCCTCTGTTCCATATTTCTGACATTTACAGGTCTTTCGATTGCAGTCTCTTTTCTTATCGGTGCAATTGGCATGATACTTCTTGGGGTGCTGTCCTCTCACGAGGCGTACAGGTCGGTTGAATGGGAAGTTATCGTCTTAATCGGCGGTATATTTCCTATCTCTGTCGCTCTCTCGGATAGTGGTTTTGCCTCATGGATCTCCGGTTTTATAGGTACATATCTTGCCGGTGATCTTCTGATTTTTCTTGTCGCAACCGGAATTGTGATGACCGTTTCAACGATTATTATGACCAATATCGCATCCACGGTTGTATTTGTGCCAATTTTTATTCAGATGTCTTCTGATCTCGGAATTAATCCTGCACCTGTGGCACTGCTTGCCGGGATATGTGCATCGAATTCCTTTCTTCTTCCGACACATCAGGTGAATGCGCTTATTAAATCTCCGGGCAATTACAAAAATTCTGATTTCATACGTGCCGGTTTTGGGATGACAGTTCTCTTTCTGGTGGTCTCTGTGGGCCTGATCTATCTCTTTTATTACTGA
- the sepS gene encoding O-phosphoserine--tRNA ligase produces MRFDSEEFRALAREDFDGAWHKGAEFIPKAPVSKSYPRGKFVRAKAHPVAETIQRLREVYLSMGFDEARVPLFIDEKDVFRQFGPEANAVLDRVFYLGGLPRPNVGIGRKQIGRISELTGVTVTEETEEKLRRTLHAYKKSEIDGDDLTHEIASVLGADDGIVAGMMDEVFPEFKELAPESSRTTLRSHMTSGWFLSLGEMWDKSPLPIKQFSIDRCFRREQEEGPTRLMTYHSASCIIAGENVTLEDGKAVTAGLLSAFGFTDFEFRPDEKRSKYYVPDTQTEVYAKHPVHGWVEVATFGMYSPYALSAYGVEVPVMNLGMGVERLAMIEYESDDVRVLTYPQMYPREYSDFELAGAVGLKEEPATPEGITIAYVIEKTAVSNGDAESPCEFLAYESDDFCGMKLKVYVEEREENSKLLGPAAGNEIFISDGKVLGVPDTKSFKKVRDKGVNSYISYISAISNLAAARIEESALTGESGEIQVKMAKLPSDLNIKIEPWGMRYITDRGLKVDLRGPVFTAVRWKFE; encoded by the coding sequence CATCCGGTTGCAGAGACCATCCAGCGTTTAAGGGAGGTTTATCTATCGATGGGCTTTGACGAGGCCAGAGTTCCCCTGTTTATAGATGAAAAGGATGTATTCAGACAATTTGGCCCTGAAGCAAATGCTGTTCTTGACCGTGTTTTTTATCTCGGCGGCCTTCCAAGACCCAATGTCGGGATCGGCAGAAAACAGATCGGGCGGATATCCGAGCTTACAGGGGTAACTGTAACTGAAGAGACTGAGGAGAAACTCAGAAGAACCCTTCATGCCTACAAGAAGTCCGAGATTGACGGTGATGACCTTACACATGAGATCGCCTCTGTGCTTGGTGCTGATGACGGTATCGTTGCCGGCATGATGGACGAGGTATTTCCGGAATTTAAGGAGCTCGCTCCTGAGTCGTCAAGGACAACTCTCCGGTCACATATGACCTCCGGATGGTTCCTCTCACTCGGAGAGATGTGGGATAAATCACCCCTGCCCATAAAGCAGTTCTCAATTGACAGGTGTTTCAGAAGGGAGCAGGAGGAAGGCCCTACAAGGCTTATGACATATCATTCTGCTTCATGTATAATTGCCGGTGAAAATGTCACTCTTGAGGATGGAAAGGCTGTCACTGCCGGACTTTTATCCGCATTTGGCTTTACTGATTTTGAGTTCAGGCCTGATGAGAAGAGGTCAAAGTATTATGTACCGGATACTCAGACTGAGGTCTACGCAAAGCATCCTGTTCACGGGTGGGTTGAGGTTGCGACATTTGGTATGTACAGCCCATATGCCCTTTCAGCTTACGGGGTTGAAGTTCCGGTTATGAACCTTGGAATGGGTGTTGAGCGCCTTGCAATGATTGAATATGAGTCAGACGATGTGAGGGTTTTAACCTATCCACAGATGTATCCGCGTGAATATTCCGATTTTGAACTTGCAGGTGCAGTCGGGCTTAAGGAGGAGCCTGCAACTCCGGAAGGTATCACGATTGCATATGTCATTGAAAAGACGGCCGTATCAAATGGTGATGCGGAAAGCCCCTGTGAATTTCTGGCATATGAATCTGATGATTTCTGTGGTATGAAACTGAAAGTTTATGTCGAAGAGCGTGAGGAGAACTCAAAACTTCTTGGCCCTGCGGCGGGAAATGAGATCTTCATATCAGACGGAAAGGTTCTCGGTGTTCCTGACACAAAGAGTTTTAAAAAGGTGAGGGATAAGGGAGTTAATTCATATATCTCATATATCTCTGCGATTTCAAACCTTGCTGCTGCAAGAATTGAGGAGTCTGCCCTTACCGGAGAATCAGGGGAGATTCAGGTTAAGATGGCCAAACTTCCATCAGATCTCAATATTAAAATAGAACCCTGGGGAATGAGATATATTACAGACCGGGGACTGAAAGTGGACCTCAGGGGTCCTGTATTCACTGCTGTCAGATGGAAATTTGAATAA
- a CDS encoding DUF2193 domain-containing protein, producing the protein MTIYEKMINEAMGAQYADVSILKEKRGKDFKVADGKPYVDAVNKMTVADGQSEAVFGLHKISVNAHFDNLKALTNYVRPEDDPFVEHYQTPAVLELLYAEDDAFKKSVDKFIEQIGKEEALIGLESARRYAGFYGPTCVVDFAMIPGSTSNIVNQILRKTDIPEDHKKAILAAKSWGMNTSYGAGDVFAHEIEGGSTLASAVEKEIAELKYIYEQPVSAQADLMDSLGMNSFDPRKYMDGYKKAIKPAVMAALDDGVHYANIVTIPAYCVGDIAHHIAQSTYNMCKDDMVMGIIEAVTEVIDNSLRQNIDKFKSPYQVLSVATGSSAAAAEYILELDGFNGLSVVELLTKRFHNFVQLYPTRGAAAELHNCDFMDMVYRGWGIMDRARKIKAGTPAGLKPNVSGLNIDLSPVDNHDVIQNPQRYVYPACAITVRFAAMMSLADYPCLLTSEPITATMMTNVIALDKNTAAAPVRACKNCASASCVDFRHQYCQYRDAV; encoded by the coding sequence ATGACCATATATGAAAAAATGATAAATGAGGCAATGGGGGCACAGTATGCTGATGTTTCCATCCTCAAAGAGAAGAGAGGGAAAGATTTCAAAGTTGCTGATGGTAAGCCATATGTTGATGCCGTAAATAAGATGACTGTTGCCGATGGTCAGTCAGAGGCAGTTTTTGGGCTGCATAAGATTTCAGTCAATGCCCATTTTGACAATTTAAAGGCACTTACCAATTATGTCAGGCCTGAGGATGATCCTTTTGTTGAGCATTATCAGACTCCGGCAGTGCTTGAACTGCTGTATGCCGAGGATGACGCATTTAAGAAGAGCGTTGATAAGTTTATTGAGCAGATTGGTAAAGAGGAGGCTCTCATTGGTCTTGAATCTGCACGAAGATATGCCGGATTTTATGGGCCGACCTGTGTCGTTGACTTTGCTATGATTCCGGGCAGCACAAGTAATATTGTAAACCAGATCCTGAGGAAGACCGATATTCCTGAGGACCACAAAAAAGCTATCCTTGCCGCAAAGTCATGGGGTATGAATACATCCTATGGTGCAGGCGATGTATTTGCCCATGAAATTGAGGGAGGATCAACACTCGCATCTGCTGTTGAAAAGGAGATTGCTGAGTTGAAGTACATCTATGAACAGCCTGTAAGTGCACAGGCAGATCTTATGGATTCACTTGGTATGAATTCATTTGATCCCCGGAAATACATGGACGGTTATAAAAAGGCTATTAAGCCTGCCGTGATGGCGGCACTTGATGACGGGGTTCATTATGCAAATATTGTCACTATCCCTGCATACTGTGTAGGTGATATTGCCCACCACATCGCCCAGTCCACATACAATATGTGTAAGGATGATATGGTAATGGGAATCATTGAAGCGGTAACAGAAGTTATTGATAACTCTCTGCGCCAGAATATAGATAAGTTTAAAAGTCCCTATCAGGTGCTGAGTGTCGCAACCGGCTCGAGTGCCGCTGCTGCTGAGTATATCCTTGAGCTTGATGGTTTTAACGGCCTTTCTGTTGTTGAACTACTGACAAAGAGGTTCCACAACTTTGTTCAGCTGTATCCAACAAGGGGCGCCGCTGCGGAACTTCACAACTGCGACTTTATGGATATGGTGTACCGCGGATGGGGCATTATGGACAGGGCGAGAAAGATCAAAGCCGGAACTCCGGCAGGACTTAAACCCAATGTCAGTGGTTTAAATATTGATCTATCTCCTGTTGATAATCATGACGTGATTCAGAATCCGCAGAGGTATGTCTATCCGGCATGTGCAATTACTGTCAGGTTCGCTGCCATGATGAGTCTTGCGGACTATCCGTGCCTGCTCACATCAGAGCCGATTACAGCAACGATGATGACAAATGTCATTGCTCTTGATAAGAATACCGCAGCTGCTCCGGTTCGTGCATGCAAGAACTGTGCTTCTGCCTCCTGTGTTGACTTCCGGCACCAGTACTGCCAGTATCGTGATGCAGTCTGA
- a CDS encoding MIP/aquaporin family protein — protein sequence MVSLVKRSVAELIGTALLVYFGAGSAVIALLLTQGSVRGSEYSIGIGDAGGLSTWLAIGMAFGIVIAAVIYAFGRVSGAHINPAVTIALWAKGKFPAGDTGAYIIAQLIGGVVGSLLFAFSVGDQAVLIGGLGATAPFPGISMGEAILAEFIGTFVLMSVIMGVAVDERAPSGFAGLIIGLTVAGVITTIGNISGASINPARSFGPMIGDLLLGGPNVTGSFIIYLVGPILGAVAAVFLYEWINKEDS from the coding sequence ATGGTTTCCCTTGTAAAAAGATCAGTTGCTGAACTGATTGGAACTGCACTTCTGGTCTATTTCGGTGCAGGTTCTGCTGTCATTGCACTGCTGCTCACACAGGGCAGTGTTCGTGGATCTGAGTATTCCATAGGCATTGGTGATGCCGGTGGCCTCTCGACGTGGCTTGCTATAGGTATGGCATTTGGTATTGTAATTGCAGCTGTAATTTACGCATTCGGCAGAGTTTCCGGAGCGCATATAAATCCGGCTGTGACTATTGCTCTGTGGGCTAAAGGGAAGTTCCCTGCCGGTGATACGGGTGCATATATCATTGCACAGCTTATTGGTGGAGTTGTTGGAAGTCTTCTCTTTGCGTTCTCTGTCGGAGATCAGGCTGTACTTATCGGCGGTCTTGGTGCTACTGCACCTTTCCCCGGAATATCTATGGGTGAGGCAATACTTGCTGAATTTATAGGGACTTTTGTCCTGATGTCGGTGATTATGGGTGTGGCAGTTGATGAGAGGGCACCAAGTGGTTTTGCAGGCCTTATTATCGGACTTACTGTTGCCGGAGTCATCACAACTATAGGGAATATTTCAGGAGCATCGATCAATCCGGCACGTTCTTTTGGCCCTATGATTGGCGACCTGCTGCTTGGCGGACCAAATGTTACGGGCAGTTTTATAATCTATCTGGTTGGCCCGATATTAGGTGCAGTTGCTGCTGTATTCCTGTATGAGTGGATTAATAAAGAGGATTCATAA